One part of the Microvirga sp. TS319 genome encodes these proteins:
- a CDS encoding iron-containing alcohol dehydrogenase, with translation MSVINYITKVEFGEGSIAKLPAILADLRVRRPLIITDPGIVAAGLLKRIPSEILDQAALYSGTPANPTEEAVLSAYAQYKQANCDGIVAIGGGSSIDLAKGVRLLSGHGAPLAQYAAVSGGVSKIHANICPLVAVPTTAGTGSEVGRAAVIITSDGRKLGIISPFIVPSVAVCDPELTYGLPAFLTAATGMDAISHCLETFMAPSFNPPADAIALDGLRRGLRSIRAATFDGNDADARRGMMVCALEGAMAFQKGLGAVHALTHPLGAIRELNLHHGTLNAVLMPAVLRFNRGVIGEKWAILSEILGGAPDEMMFQLSKELKLPTGLGELKVTDPMMENVSVQALKDHCHLTNPRTPIQEEYLALLRESR, from the coding sequence ATGTCGGTCATCAACTACATAACAAAAGTTGAATTCGGCGAAGGCAGTATCGCCAAGTTGCCAGCGATTCTCGCTGATCTTCGTGTAAGACGTCCACTGATCATCACTGATCCCGGGATCGTCGCAGCAGGCCTGCTGAAACGCATTCCTTCTGAGATATTAGACCAAGCCGCACTTTATTCGGGCACGCCGGCAAATCCGACAGAGGAAGCCGTTCTTTCGGCTTACGCGCAATACAAGCAAGCCAATTGTGACGGAATCGTCGCTATCGGCGGCGGTTCGTCAATTGATCTCGCAAAGGGCGTCCGTCTTCTCAGTGGCCATGGGGCTCCCCTCGCGCAATATGCAGCGGTATCGGGGGGCGTTTCAAAGATCCACGCCAATATATGTCCGCTCGTTGCCGTTCCCACCACGGCCGGCACCGGCTCCGAGGTTGGTCGCGCCGCCGTGATCATCACAAGTGATGGACGAAAACTTGGTATCATCAGTCCGTTTATCGTTCCGTCAGTTGCAGTTTGCGATCCGGAACTAACATATGGGCTACCCGCGTTCCTGACGGCGGCAACGGGTATGGACGCCATCTCGCATTGCCTTGAAACTTTCATGGCGCCGAGCTTCAATCCTCCTGCGGACGCGATCGCTCTCGATGGTCTGCGGCGGGGACTGCGCTCAATTCGAGCCGCAACATTCGATGGAAACGACGCCGACGCTCGCCGAGGGATGATGGTCTGTGCCCTTGAGGGCGCAATGGCATTCCAGAAAGGACTGGGAGCTGTTCACGCGCTCACCCATCCGCTAGGTGCAATTCGTGAACTCAATCTCCATCACGGAACGCTCAATGCAGTGCTTATGCCTGCGGTCCTGCGGTTCAACCGTGGGGTGATCGGCGAAAAGTGGGCCATTCTTTCAGAGATCTTGGGAGGGGCACCAGACGAGATGATGTTCCAACTCAGCAAGGAACTGAAACTGCCCACCGGGCTCGGCGAATTGAAGGTGACCGATCCCATGATGGAGAATGTTTCCGTGCAGGCGCTCAAAGATCATTGCCATCTTACCAACCCGAGAACACCGATTCAGGAGGAGTATCTCGCTCTGCTGAGGGAATCCAGATAA
- a CDS encoding alpha/beta hydrolase, with translation MVSSKTTALNADALEFLRKARESARLPFQEMAPEEARKLYESSCCMTAFSVTELAQTQDLSVATAQHAVPIRIYRPMRSAPGGSPAILYIHGGGWVLGSISTHDAICHMLATSVDAVVVAVDYRLAPDYPFPAGFNDVLAAYHFVCHNATELGIDPTRVALAGDSAGGALAASLALALRTEVDVPPIAQVLFYPVTDISTESQGYERVQDGSILTAQTMRWFRDHYAPRSLDRHDWRASPMKAQSLHGAAPALIITAAHDPLCEEGGAYAERLERDGVPTTHVHLEDQMHAFLTMGGIIPSARVPFDYAVQFLRQRLFPSE, from the coding sequence ATGGTTTCGTCGAAGACCACGGCTCTCAATGCCGACGCGCTCGAATTTCTTCGAAAGGCTCGTGAAAGCGCGCGCCTCCCTTTTCAGGAAATGGCACCCGAGGAAGCAAGGAAGCTTTACGAATCCTCGTGTTGCATGACGGCCTTCTCCGTTACAGAACTTGCGCAAACGCAGGACCTGTCGGTAGCAACAGCGCAGCATGCTGTTCCCATTCGGATATACAGGCCGATGCGGAGCGCACCGGGTGGGAGCCCAGCAATCCTCTACATTCACGGCGGAGGGTGGGTGTTGGGAAGCATCTCGACACACGATGCGATCTGCCACATGTTAGCGACGTCGGTGGATGCCGTCGTTGTTGCGGTCGACTACCGACTTGCTCCCGACTATCCGTTCCCGGCCGGCTTCAATGATGTCCTGGCCGCGTACCATTTTGTCTGTCACAATGCGACTGAGTTGGGAATCGACCCCACTCGCGTAGCATTGGCCGGCGACAGCGCCGGGGGTGCGCTCGCAGCTTCATTGGCACTTGCACTCAGGACCGAAGTCGACGTTCCACCAATAGCACAGGTCTTGTTCTACCCTGTAACCGACATTTCCACGGAATCGCAAGGATACGAGCGTGTGCAGGACGGGAGTATTCTGACAGCGCAAACCATGCGTTGGTTCCGAGATCATTATGCTCCTCGATCGCTCGATAGGCACGATTGGCGTGCTTCTCCCATGAAAGCCCAGTCGCTTCATGGTGCAGCTCCCGCTCTGATCATCACGGCTGCTCACGACCCGCTCTGCGAAGAAGGCGGCGCCTACGCGGAGCGCCTCGAGCGGGACGGCGTGCCCACGACCCATGTGCATCTGGAAGACCAGATGCATGCGTTTCTAACGATGGGCGGTATTATCCCTTCGGCGCGGGTCCCCTTTGACTATGCTGTCCAGTTTCTCCGCCAAAGACTTTTTCCCAGCGAGTGA
- a CDS encoding flavin-containing monooxygenase has translation MPSDVDVLIIGAGFGGIGMGISLLNSDSTSFVIIEQGPDVGGTWRDNTYPGSACDTESHLYCFSFSPNRSVSRVYARQPELLAYIRRLVDEYDLRKFLQFNTSVDKLVWDAPAKSWLVHLNNSEVIRARNVVAGWGQLNRPSMPAIPGREDFAGVAFHSARWRHDISLAGKRVASIGNAASAIQYIPEIAPLVSHFEVYQRSPNWIVPRLDRPYTDDEMRVFSEIPGQFERSRKGIFDFRESVFQRMMAGTASAKELEEVAKAHLRSQVSDVELQQKLTPDYPIGCKRILRSDDYYPALVRDNVELVTERIERITSEGIVTSDGRLHPLDVIIYGTGFETRSFQGPVEILGEEGLSLREFWAGEPTAYLGICVPKFPNFFMLYGPNTNLGHNSILQMLEAQFNYVLQALAFQRKSNVGATSIREDVFEAYDRKVQAEIQKSAWAGNCNSWYKTETGRVVNNWSGTVRDYQAVTSQLEPAEFETR, from the coding sequence ATGCCTAGTGACGTGGACGTTCTAATTATCGGCGCGGGTTTTGGCGGCATCGGAATGGGGATTTCCCTGTTGAACTCCGACTCGACGAGCTTCGTCATCATTGAACAGGGACCCGATGTCGGGGGAACATGGCGCGACAACACGTATCCTGGATCGGCATGCGATACCGAATCCCATCTCTATTGCTTCAGTTTCTCGCCAAATCGATCCGTCAGTAGGGTCTACGCCCGACAACCTGAGCTCTTGGCCTACATCCGCAGACTGGTCGATGAGTATGATCTGAGAAAATTCCTTCAGTTTAACACCTCCGTAGATAAGCTCGTATGGGATGCCCCTGCGAAGAGCTGGTTAGTTCACCTCAACAACAGTGAAGTGATCAGGGCCCGGAATGTTGTTGCAGGCTGGGGTCAGCTGAACCGACCGAGCATGCCGGCGATTCCGGGGCGCGAGGATTTTGCCGGCGTGGCATTTCATTCCGCGCGCTGGCGGCACGATATCTCGCTTGCAGGAAAGCGTGTGGCCAGTATCGGAAATGCCGCCAGCGCGATCCAATACATTCCTGAGATCGCGCCATTGGTATCTCACTTCGAGGTATACCAGAGAAGCCCGAACTGGATCGTTCCGAGACTCGACCGCCCCTACACCGACGATGAGATGCGCGTCTTCTCAGAAATTCCGGGGCAGTTCGAAAGAAGCCGGAAAGGGATCTTTGACTTTCGCGAAAGCGTCTTCCAACGCATGATGGCGGGCACAGCGTCCGCGAAGGAGCTGGAGGAGGTTGCCAAGGCTCACCTCCGCTCGCAGGTATCGGATGTCGAGCTCCAGCAAAAACTGACACCCGACTACCCAATCGGTTGCAAACGCATTCTCCGTTCCGACGATTATTATCCGGCTTTGGTCCGCGATAATGTGGAACTGGTTACCGAGAGAATTGAGCGTATTACTTCTGAAGGGATCGTCACCTCAGACGGGAGGCTCCATCCTTTAGACGTGATCATCTACGGAACCGGATTCGAGACACGATCATTCCAAGGACCAGTCGAGATCCTTGGAGAAGAAGGGTTAAGTTTGCGCGAATTCTGGGCCGGAGAGCCGACCGCGTATCTCGGGATTTGCGTGCCGAAGTTCCCAAACTTCTTCATGCTCTATGGGCCAAACACAAATCTTGGCCATAACTCCATTCTGCAAATGCTTGAGGCTCAATTCAACTACGTTCTGCAAGCCCTCGCATTTCAGCGTAAGAGCAACGTAGGCGCCACTTCCATCAGAGAAGACGTGTTTGAGGCCTACGATCGCAAAGTTCAGGCAGAAATCCAGAAAAGTGCTTGGGCGGGCAACTGCAACAGCTGGTACAAGACAGAAACCGGGCGTGTCGTGAACAACTGGTCAGGTACGGTTCGCGATTACCAGGCAGTCACGAGCCAGCTCGAGCCCGCTGAATTCGAAACGCGCTGA
- a CDS encoding D-amino acid dehydrogenase: MQIAVLGGGIVGITTAYELMKQGHQVTVIEKNPGVAIETSWGNAGMIAPGHSFAWSSPHAPLILLKSLVLRNQSLRFKPSLDPRLWTWSLQFLTQCTAKRSEYNTVRKHKLASYSQCILHETLADLDLKFDRVTRGILYFYRTQARLDAGVDHMGIMARLGQKIEVFDRNQVLALEPSLRGVGHKIAGGIYCPTDETGDCNKFGTALAAHLGSNGVEIRTEEEILEIETSGDEITAVRTSKGRVKADLYVMCLANGAPRLARQIGVSLPIYPVKGYSLTIPIGTKKSPPTIGSVDEENLVAISPFGDRVRVTATAEFAGYNTSYKPSDFEFMAAIARELYPDGAEHDKPQMWAGLRPMTPTNLPIIGKKKHRNLFYNTGHGHIGWTMSHGSARLAADVISGRTPAFPIEQVVD, from the coding sequence ATGCAAATCGCGGTGTTGGGCGGCGGCATTGTCGGAATCACAACTGCTTACGAGTTGATGAAGCAGGGTCATCAGGTGACCGTTATCGAAAAAAATCCTGGCGTCGCGATTGAAACGAGCTGGGGCAATGCCGGCATGATCGCGCCCGGTCATTCGTTTGCATGGTCTTCCCCGCACGCTCCATTGATTCTCCTGAAATCGCTGGTTCTTCGAAATCAGTCGCTGCGATTTAAGCCGTCACTGGATCCGCGGCTTTGGACTTGGTCGCTGCAATTTCTCACTCAGTGCACGGCAAAGCGATCGGAGTACAACACAGTTCGCAAGCACAAGCTGGCGTCTTACTCCCAGTGCATTCTCCATGAAACCTTGGCCGATCTCGATCTCAAGTTCGACCGCGTGACCCGGGGCATCCTGTATTTCTACCGAACCCAAGCTCGGTTAGATGCAGGTGTCGACCACATGGGCATTATGGCGCGGTTGGGCCAGAAGATCGAAGTCTTTGACCGCAATCAGGTTTTGGCCTTGGAGCCCTCGTTGCGGGGTGTCGGCCACAAGATCGCCGGCGGAATCTACTGCCCGACAGATGAAACTGGGGACTGCAACAAATTCGGTACCGCGCTTGCTGCTCATCTCGGCTCCAACGGGGTGGAGATTCGCACCGAGGAAGAGATCCTTGAGATCGAGACATCTGGTGACGAAATCACCGCCGTACGCACGTCGAAAGGCCGTGTGAAGGCTGATCTTTACGTGATGTGCTTGGCAAATGGAGCACCACGACTTGCAAGACAGATCGGTGTGTCTCTGCCAATCTATCCGGTAAAGGGCTACTCTCTGACAATCCCGATCGGAACCAAAAAGTCGCCGCCGACAATCGGCTCCGTCGACGAGGAAAATCTCGTCGCGATCTCTCCATTTGGAGATCGCGTTCGGGTCACTGCGACAGCTGAATTCGCCGGATACAATACATCCTACAAACCGAGCGACTTCGAGTTCATGGCAGCCATTGCTCGCGAACTTTACCCGGATGGCGCTGAGCACGACAAGCCGCAAATGTGGGCCGGCTTGCGACCGATGACGCCCACAAACTTGCCGATAATCGGCAAGAAGAAGCATCGAAACCTTTTCTACAATACCGGTCATGGACACATAGGATGGACCATGTCTCATGGTTCGGCGAGACTCGCCGCCGATGTGATCAGCGGTCGCACGCCAGCGTTCCCGATTGAACAGGTTGTGGATTGA
- a CDS encoding RidA family protein → MSNITRIEVGPRMSQAVVVNGIVTTAGIVALRAPGASVGEQTKDILDRIDELLAAAGSDKSKVVSGTIWLADIAMFNEMNEVWDNWVVRGSTPVRACVESRLAAPQFIVEIQVTATT, encoded by the coding sequence ATGAGCAACATAACACGCATTGAAGTTGGGCCTCGCATGAGCCAGGCAGTCGTCGTAAACGGTATCGTCACGACAGCGGGGATCGTCGCACTGCGAGCTCCCGGCGCTAGCGTTGGAGAGCAAACGAAAGATATCCTTGATCGAATCGACGAGCTACTTGCCGCTGCAGGCAGCGACAAGTCTAAGGTCGTTTCGGGAACAATCTGGCTTGCCGATATTGCTATGTTCAACGAAATGAATGAGGTCTGGGACAACTGGGTTGTCCGAGGCAGCACCCCGGTTCGGGCATGCGTCGAATCTCGCCTGGCAGCGCCTCAGTTCATCGTAGAAATTCAGGTGACCGCGACGACCTAA
- a CDS encoding aspartate/glutamate racemase family protein, producing MPIYTAKRGAVSYGHSVGMLMIDCHIPFIPGDIGNAQTFKYPILYRKVESASIERLIDHGDMSISPQVIEAAKYLESQGVRAITSDCGFMIYFQQAVASAVNVPVMLSSLMQLTFISSLLAPSQAIGIICANAKRLTPELIAKAFPANDRTLIVAGMQDQPAFRSSILLESGDLDSEAVERELVNVGTKLVETNPSIGAILLECSDLPPYAKALQDRINLPVFDFTTMIDFVHAATSRRRFEGTL from the coding sequence ATGCCAATTTACACAGCAAAGCGGGGAGCAGTCAGTTACGGCCACAGTGTGGGTATGTTGATGATCGACTGCCACATACCCTTTATCCCAGGCGACATCGGAAATGCGCAAACCTTTAAGTACCCGATCCTTTATCGCAAGGTCGAGAGTGCTAGTATCGAGCGGCTCATTGACCATGGCGACATGTCGATATCCCCTCAGGTCATAGAGGCTGCAAAGTATTTGGAATCGCAGGGCGTACGCGCCATTACCAGTGACTGCGGTTTTATGATTTACTTCCAACAAGCAGTTGCCAGCGCCGTGAACGTGCCGGTGATGCTATCCAGCCTAATGCAGTTGACTTTTATCTCGTCCCTGCTGGCCCCGTCTCAGGCAATCGGAATTATTTGCGCGAATGCCAAGAGATTGACACCCGAGCTGATCGCAAAAGCATTCCCCGCGAACGATCGCACGTTGATTGTCGCCGGGATGCAGGATCAGCCAGCGTTTCGGTCTTCCATATTGCTGGAAAGTGGCGATCTCGATAGCGAGGCGGTTGAGCGCGAACTGGTGAATGTTGGAACAAAACTCGTCGAGACGAACCCTTCTATCGGAGCGATACTGCTAGAATGTTCGGATCTGCCGCCTTACGCAAAAGCACTCCAAGACCGTATCAATTTGCCGGTCTTTGACTTCACGACAATGATCGATTTCGTTCACGCAGCTACGTCGCGGAGGCGCTTTGAGGGCACGCTATGA
- a CDS encoding alpha/beta fold hydrolase has protein sequence MAMMMRPAPDPVSDGIGFIAHSLAFARRIAGTGHPFDEEAHRLLILEETRRVYDPGASRRQIAAMAVAGDRRTRLATNTAPTLAIHGADDPLILPACGRDTAASIPNADLLLIEGTGHDVPPAQYRTIFDAIDRTAWRSSSH, from the coding sequence ATGGCCATGATGATGCGCCCAGCACCAGATCCCGTCTCGGACGGAATCGGCTTCATCGCGCACAGCCTTGCCTTCGCACGCCGCATCGCCGGAACCGGCCATCCGTTTGACGAAGAGGCCCATCGCCTCCTCATCCTGGAGGAAACCCGGCGCGTTTATGATCCTGGCGCATCCAGACGACAGATCGCCGCGATGGCCGTGGCAGGCGATCGTCGCACACGTCTGGCGACGAACACCGCACCGACGCTCGCGATTCATGGGGCCGATGATCCCCTCATCCTTCCGGCTTGTGGCCGGGACACAGCAGCTTCGATCCCGAACGCGGATCTTTTGCTGATCGAGGGAACGGGGCATGATGTGCCGCCTGCGCAGTATCGCACGATTTTCGATGCTATTGACCGGACGGCTTGGCGGTCATCGAGCCACTGA
- a CDS encoding carbohydrate ABC transporter permease: MTLRKISNILGLWFVALVLVSPAVLFFLWMISLSLKFEVDNAAYPPIFIPERFAWKNYVGVFESNRFGLFFVNSLIVTGCATALALLIGVPAGYGIARMRATKAAVVILIARMTPGLSYLIPLFLLFQWLGLMGTLMPQIIAHLVITVPIVIWIMIGYFETTPIELEEAAVIDGANRWEVFRHVALPIAKPGITVAFILAVIFSWNNFVFGVVLAGRDTRTLPVAVYNMLSFEQVSWGPLAAAALIVTLPVLVLTVAAQRQIIAGLTAGAVKGG, from the coding sequence ATGACGCTGCGAAAGATATCGAACATCCTAGGTCTTTGGTTCGTTGCGCTTGTCTTGGTGTCACCGGCCGTTCTGTTCTTTCTCTGGATGATCTCGCTCTCGCTCAAATTCGAGGTCGACAATGCGGCCTATCCGCCGATCTTCATTCCCGAGCGGTTTGCCTGGAAGAATTATGTTGGTGTTTTCGAGTCCAATCGCTTCGGTCTGTTCTTCGTCAACAGCCTGATCGTGACAGGCTGTGCGACAGCTCTGGCCCTTCTCATCGGCGTTCCGGCTGGATACGGGATCGCACGCATGCGGGCCACCAAGGCAGCCGTCGTCATTCTGATCGCCCGGATGACACCAGGCCTGTCCTATCTGATCCCCTTGTTTCTGTTGTTTCAGTGGCTAGGTCTGATGGGAACCCTTATGCCCCAGATCATCGCGCACCTTGTGATCACCGTCCCGATCGTCATCTGGATCATGATCGGCTACTTCGAGACGACGCCGATCGAGCTAGAAGAGGCAGCAGTCATCGACGGCGCGAACCGATGGGAGGTCTTTCGTCATGTCGCTCTGCCCATCGCCAAGCCGGGAATCACAGTGGCCTTCATTCTGGCTGTCATATTCTCATGGAACAATTTCGTCTTTGGCGTCGTGCTCGCTGGACGGGATACACGCACCCTGCCGGTTGCCGTGTACAACATGCTATCCTTCGAGCAGGTAAGCTGGGGACCCTTGGCTGCGGCAGCGCTGATCGTCACTCTTCCAGTGCTTGTTCTCACGGTTGCTGCGCAACGGCAGATCATAGCAGGACTGACTGCTGGGGCTGTTAAGGGCGGGTAG
- a CDS encoding carbohydrate ABC transporter permease produces MSTLAERPVTLVAEGAPHRGAPSQRAYWPFVIPALLTVGSVIVFPWGFTVWMSLHEWNVGGTRQFTGLANYARLATDERFITSIGHTLFYTVLAVVLPLIFGTLAALIFNTRLPFRGVLRGLFVMPMMATPVAIALVWTMMFHPQLGVLNYLLSLVGIGPQGWVFNSATVIPSLVLVETWQWTPLVMLIVLGGLAAIPLEPYESAAIDGANTLQRFRYITLPMIAPFLMVAVIIRTIDALKSFDIIYAITQGGPGTASETINLYLYSVAFAYYDVGYGSAIAVVFFALVIALSLLMLHLRQRTKWTDVQGGA; encoded by the coding sequence ATGAGCACCCTCGCTGAAAGACCGGTGACGCTTGTTGCGGAGGGGGCGCCCCACAGGGGCGCCCCATCGCAGAGAGCCTACTGGCCATTCGTGATCCCCGCGCTTCTCACTGTTGGCTCCGTGATCGTATTCCCATGGGGGTTCACGGTCTGGATGAGCCTGCATGAATGGAATGTGGGCGGAACCCGGCAATTTACCGGCTTGGCTAACTATGCGCGCCTTGCAACCGACGAGCGCTTCATCACGTCGATCGGGCACACGCTCTTCTACACGGTCCTGGCCGTCGTGCTCCCCTTGATCTTTGGGACCCTTGCGGCCCTGATCTTCAATACACGGCTCCCCTTCAGAGGGGTTCTGCGCGGACTGTTCGTCATGCCCATGATGGCAACGCCTGTTGCCATCGCGCTGGTGTGGACGATGATGTTCCATCCGCAGCTCGGCGTGCTGAACTATCTTCTGTCCCTCGTTGGGATCGGGCCACAGGGCTGGGTCTTCAATTCAGCGACAGTCATTCCATCGCTCGTCCTTGTAGAGACGTGGCAATGGACGCCGCTCGTGATGCTGATCGTGCTAGGGGGCTTGGCCGCCATTCCGCTCGAGCCTTATGAGAGTGCCGCCATCGACGGCGCCAACACTCTTCAGCGTTTTCGCTATATCACTCTGCCAATGATCGCGCCTTTTCTCATGGTGGCCGTGATCATTCGAACCATCGACGCCCTGAAAAGCTTCGACATCATTTACGCCATCACGCAGGGCGGGCCGGGCACTGCCTCCGAAACGATTAATCTCTATCTCTACAGCGTGGCCTTCGCCTATTACGATGTGGGTTATGGATCAGCAATCGCAGTCGTATTCTTTGCTCTTGTGATCGCATTGTCTTTGCTGATGCTCCACCTTCGCCAGAGAACGAAGTGGACCGACGTACAAGGTGGCGCATGA
- a CDS encoding ABC transporter substrate-binding protein, with amino-acid sequence MAEDGSFTRRMFLASTAAAAAYGLGAVPAFADVNWKKYSGTKIGVNLIKSPRGDLLQKYEKEFTDLTGIEVSSEQAPEQQQRQKAVIELNSGSPSFDVIHLSYHVQKRQFEKAGWLADLGPFTKNPDLTEASLTESDFSQAGLLYARNPQGQMLSLPFSVDYWMIYWNKELFANKGLSYPETFDAMVKAAEALTDPKAGIYGFVARGLKNANVPVWTSFLLGYGIDPVDANGNLKTDTPEAIEAAKLYQHLLTKCAPPGVAGFNWSECQSAFLQGKIGMWLDGVGFAPPLEDPEKSRVVGKVGYGVMPRGPKAQASATFGDGIGVTAASKNKEAAYLYCQWAISKQMGARLLQAGGGVPFRQSILNDPDTRKGVKMPPAWIDAVVESGKISKLGLPVVQPVTEFRDIMGIGLTNLLGGADPVAEMKKATDQFKPVLERSEKA; translated from the coding sequence ATGGCCGAAGATGGCTCTTTTACCCGTCGCATGTTCCTGGCAAGCACCGCCGCAGCTGCCGCATACGGCCTAGGCGCAGTGCCGGCTTTCGCGGATGTGAACTGGAAGAAATACTCCGGGACGAAGATCGGGGTGAACCTCATCAAGAGCCCGCGCGGCGATCTGCTGCAAAAATACGAGAAGGAGTTCACCGATCTCACGGGGATCGAGGTCTCTTCCGAGCAAGCCCCGGAACAACAGCAACGCCAGAAGGCCGTGATCGAGCTGAACTCGGGAAGCCCGAGCTTTGACGTCATTCACCTGAGCTATCATGTCCAGAAGCGCCAGTTCGAAAAGGCCGGCTGGCTCGCGGATCTCGGCCCATTCACGAAGAATCCGGATCTGACGGAAGCCAGCCTGACGGAAAGCGATTTCTCGCAAGCGGGCCTGCTCTATGCCAGAAATCCGCAGGGGCAGATGCTGTCACTGCCGTTCTCGGTGGATTACTGGATGATCTACTGGAACAAGGAGCTTTTCGCGAATAAGGGCCTCTCCTATCCCGAAACATTCGACGCGATGGTGAAGGCGGCCGAGGCCCTGACCGATCCCAAGGCAGGGATCTACGGTTTCGTGGCGCGCGGCTTGAAGAACGCAAACGTGCCTGTCTGGACGAGCTTTCTTCTCGGCTATGGCATTGACCCCGTCGACGCGAACGGCAATCTCAAGACGGATACGCCGGAGGCGATCGAGGCTGCCAAACTCTATCAACATCTTCTCACGAAATGTGCCCCGCCCGGCGTCGCCGGCTTCAATTGGTCGGAATGCCAATCCGCCTTCCTGCAAGGGAAAATCGGCATGTGGCTCGATGGCGTCGGCTTTGCTCCTCCGCTCGAAGATCCGGAAAAGTCGCGGGTTGTCGGCAAGGTGGGCTACGGTGTCATGCCACGCGGCCCGAAGGCACAGGCGTCCGCGACCTTCGGCGACGGCATCGGCGTGACCGCTGCCAGCAAGAACAAGGAGGCGGCCTATCTCTATTGTCAGTGGGCGATATCGAAGCAGATGGGCGCACGCCTTCTTCAGGCCGGCGGCGGTGTTCCCTTCCGCCAATCTATTCTGAACGATCCGGATACTCGCAAAGGCGTCAAGATGCCGCCAGCCTGGATCGATGCCGTGGTGGAATCCGGCAAGATCAGCAAGCTCGGGCTTCCGGTTGTCCAGCCCGTAACCGAGTTTCGCGACATCATGGGGATCGGGCTGACCAACCTGCTGGGCGGAGCTGATCCGGTCGCTGAGATGAAGAAAGCGACGGATCAGTTCAAGCCAGTGCTCGAACGGAGCGAGAAGGCCTGA
- a CDS encoding dihydrodipicolinate synthase family protein: MSLRFGISTALVTPFAADRVDVPRLARHADDCLRRGCRSATLFGTTGEGPSVEAGERDRVATELIALGIPAARLVEGVIACSVEEAAESTRRALNRGVHAVLLAPPFYFRPASDEAVLAWFTAVFRAVGNQLRDIILYHIPGMTGVPLSDPVISRLAQDFPGALRGVKDSAGDAQATLALIETFPDLDILVGDERYLGRACAAGGAGSICGVANIVPEAIVALAESGRDDPRVVALVDEIVSHPVVPMVKALVAHIRRDRAWAVAKPPLSTLDETVAARAIALLAPFASGSKVSS; the protein is encoded by the coding sequence TTGTCCCTTCGCTTTGGCATCAGCACCGCTCTTGTCACCCCTTTTGCGGCGGACCGCGTGGACGTTCCGCGCCTGGCTCGCCATGCAGACGATTGCCTGCGCCGCGGCTGCCGCTCGGCAACATTGTTCGGCACCACAGGGGAAGGCCCGTCGGTCGAGGCCGGTGAACGCGACCGTGTTGCGACAGAACTGATCGCGCTCGGGATCCCGGCCGCCCGGCTCGTCGAAGGGGTTATTGCCTGTTCCGTCGAGGAAGCCGCCGAAAGCACGAGACGGGCCCTGAACCGTGGTGTCCATGCGGTCCTGCTGGCTCCTCCATTCTATTTCCGGCCAGCATCCGACGAAGCGGTTCTCGCGTGGTTCACAGCCGTCTTCCGGGCTGTCGGAAACCAGCTTCGGGATATCATCCTCTACCACATTCCCGGCATGACCGGTGTCCCGCTGTCCGATCCCGTCATCTCTCGTCTCGCGCAGGATTTTCCTGGCGCCCTTCGAGGCGTCAAGGATAGCGCGGGGGATGCGCAGGCTACGCTCGCGCTCATCGAGACCTTTCCGGACCTCGACATTCTCGTGGGCGACGAGCGTTACCTTGGCCGCGCCTGTGCCGCTGGAGGCGCAGGGTCCATCTGCGGCGTGGCGAATATCGTGCCAGAGGCCATCGTTGCCTTGGCGGAGAGCGGACGCGACGATCCCCGTGTCGTGGCGCTGGTCGACGAAATCGTAAGCCACCCTGTCGTTCCCATGGTCAAAGCTCTGGTCGCCCATATCCGCCGAGACCGCGCCTGGGCCGTCGCCAAACCTCCCCTGTCGACACTCGACGAGACAGTTGCCGCTCGCGCCATCGCGTTGCTCGCTCCGTTTGCTTCGGGGTCGAAAGTCTCCTCATGA